From one Colletotrichum destructivum chromosome 3, complete sequence genomic stretch:
- a CDS encoding Putative histidine kinase/HSP90-like ATPase superfamily has protein sequence MDYSRLKAAAMQGGEDEEAVTVDTRALIDKVLARYSGEWTTLRELIQNAADAQATTVKVKWETLPSTSVALPATTNRSELLKHVIANHTLRRLVVANDGQPFTKTDWGRLKRIAEGNPDETKIGAFGVGFYSVFADCEEPFVSSGNEAMAFYWKGNALFTKKSTLPADQTSSDTTFVLDYRNSTTPLPNLLSVSQFLATSLTFVALQHVEFWIDDYKILDLHKKTSPSLDVPIPRDVETRTREGLMKVNSVERTSTQIDAAVMIAAGWKPKATTTSKSDQYGLGAEVPSLRSFFSRLTSTASQITAKREETAAQEEISEDVTKISTSTIFLRVTTAWVKTSVSTSFATELERATKKPPPKTTKLAILTSSYDETMASESSRSDTVSKSVDIFASVLPSKKPGGRIFIGFPTTQTTGAGMHISAQSVIPTVEREAIDLNARWVRTWNVEMLRAAGIMTRLAFINEMGDLDSKIRKLVGAGTKIPAEDLAKLLPEALHILKTFSFTDSTPSGQVSQIIEEAFWTAFKKASIEVFSSRGVLSSTKVRLGSDELSKFVDTIPVVPRELMENSFVRKLMDFGLISPITVDDVRTELETKAMNKEQLINFITWAGKKALSGELDPPSKARLLDVAVATVSEDGRDQGDIIALGSITNYQAANKIPANLPIPPSTIPMAYTSGCSALELQALGWEALEIVPWLRYLLEFGSSRPDEQNLKKSPKFAVQVLTVLSKNWDNISQNSKGTVVTLLQAHTVMPTKTGMKKPTDSFFPTVKLFDDLPTIQGCQGLRDKFLSAIGVRKTVDLDTIFSRLLSPSAEGGAQRWSHMELIKYLASVKDDIPAADMKKLMETRFCPAEAGPKAAEPTKGTTELYKVSELFEPQDTLRALKLPVLQWPGPPGSYRPNSHEGRFLSTLGLRPYPSVTEMVNMMSSKDAELRASAMAYFITNHHLNGYGAFNLTDSRKAFLPLQNDTRLVMPSACFTNERAAILGFDILKRDFHVHANKFGVARDPPIAECVSRLLAKPPQDRQAAITLFEYFAMRIGDLGEGSLSQLRDAPIVPVTRKSPGGSSTSEKTGSYTIHISPRRSYLGTSATYGDIFDFVDFGANANTFLFKCGAKNEPTKTEIAHLACSEPARLLNILQSPDKYLALLKSLAENMSTLKRDKDLMKKMKSSPFLLAAKEIAPPPSKDKLVDVDDDDAPIKQYQLAAANRIVILDDIISYRLFKDYLMTAPEEEVLEEFYRQLGASTLSSLVGEEVRIGPHVNNQDRAAALRKHVLERSKIFLHEYSKYRRDYIKRDFKWLEKSLQVELVRSVALRRSLQGHGHSHTEKRSAASAQSGSSWILYVVAEGQPDMYQVGQAICQLLLSRPNQQAYLFFEPFLTLDLYGLRARGYNVDRILRAKAAEARFAEEERRKALEAEQMRIQEKQQEWGQQAKAAEAARQSTRTPEPIMPGSFTNDSPDDSHKLPPPQQSWKGKGLFSNLSRRFGLDTSGNDEAEDQLQKFIDKPPQSQPQGVGNQSGSSTQKPKDDGRVTNPATVEQNLLNAINSTRAHDSDSVFSPPSVNEVKEQATYCDSTPAQNIVFAAEASNGMKVFVSRTLSMEPDLFLSIYHGSINAFASLLTDVASVYSLSPRVLHIFYDESGSTIAFNSSGSIFCNLRFFLQLHTNKSNGKQSGEAKAEAGVWWWVVLAHELAHNLVQPHNSDHSYYTESFIQQYFAKMVVKATQWTQQAASAPPAALPPPPSQPQAHTHTQAQPPPSYQESNRQAPGNPRYTLFD, from the exons ACCCGTGCCTTGATCGACAAGGTCCTTGCCAGATACTCGGGTGAATGGACAACACTGCGAGAGTTGATTCAaaacgccgccgacgcccaagCAACGACCGTCAAGGTCAAGTGGGAGACGCTCCCTTCGACTTCAGTCGCGCTCCCCGCCACCACGAACCGCTCCGAACTCCTCAAGCATGTCATTGCAAACCACACACTCCGCCGCCTGGTCGTGGCGAACGATGGCCAGCCTTTCACCAAGACGGATTGGGGAAGATTGAAGAGGATTGCAGAGGGAAACCCTGATGAGACAAAGATTGGTGCGTTTGGTGTTGGGTTCTACAGTGTCTTCGCCGACTGCGAGGAGCCGTTCGTGAGCTCCGGCAACGAGGCTATGGCGTTCTACTGGAAAGGGAACGCCCTATTCACCAAAAAGTCCACCCTGCCTGCGGACCAGACCAGCTCCGATACCACCTTTGTCCTCGACTACCGCAACTCCACTACGCCTCTACCGAACCTCCTGTCCGTTAGCCAGTTTCTCGCCACGAGCTTGACCTTTGTTGCTCTGCAGCATGTCGAGTTTTGGATAGACGATTACAAGATTCTGGATCTTCACAAGAAGACGTCGCCCAGCCTCGATGTGCCCATTCCGAGAGACGTCGAAACACGGACGAGAGAGGGCCTGATGAAGGTCAACTCTGTCGAGCGGACCAGCACGCAGATCGACGCAGCCGTCATGATCGCCGCTGGCTGGAAGCCGAAAGCCACGACAACGTCCAAGTCCGACCAGTACGGTCTCGGGGCCGAAGTCCCATCGTTAcggagcttcttctcgagaCTGACATCCACCGCTTCACAAATTACTGCCAAGAGAGAGGAAACAGCGGCTCAGGAAGAGATCAGCGAGGATGTCACCAAAATCTCCACGTCGACAATTTTCCTCCGTGTCACAACCGCCTGGGTCAAGACCAGCGTGTCGACATCCTTCGCCACTGAGTTGGAGCGTGCAACCAAGAAACCACCACCAAAGACAACGAAGCTGGCCATTCTCACATCCTCTTACGACGAAACCATGGCTTCGGAGAGCTCACGCTCCGACACCGTCTCCAAGTCTGTGGATATCTTCGCTTCAGTGCTGCCCAGCAAGAAGCCAGGAGGCCGCATCTTCATCGGGTTTCCCACGACTCAGACAACCGGTGCTGGTATGCACATCTCCGCGCAGTCCGTAATCCCCACGGTCGAGCGTGAGGCGATCGACCTCAATGCACGATGGGTCAGGACATGGAATGTCGAGATGCTCCGAGCGGCTGGCATCATGACAAGACTTGCGTTCATCAACGAGATGGGGGACCTAGACTCCAAGATTAGGAAGTTGGTTGGAGCCGGGACCAAGATCCCGGCGGAGGACCTTGCCAAACTGTTGCCCGAAGCACTTCACATTCTCAAGACGTTTTCTTTCACTGATTCCACACCAAGCGGTCAGGTTTCCCAGATCATCGAGGAAGCGTTTTGGACGGCTTTCAAAAAGGCATCCATCGAGGTCTTTTCGTCCCGGGGTGTTCTGTCCAGCACTAAGGTGCGACTTGGGTCCGACGAGCTAAGCAAGTTTGTCGACACCATTCCTGTCGTGCCTCGAGAGCTCATGGAAAACTCTTTCGTGAGGAAACTGATGGACTTTGGCCTCATCAGCCCCATCACTGTGGACGATGTTCGGACAGAGCTGGAAACGAAGGCCATGAACAAGGAGCAActcatcaacttcatcaCTTGGGCTGGAAAGAAGGCCCTCAGCGGAGAGCTGGATCCTCCCAGCAAAGCTCGCCTCCTCGATGTCGCTGTCGCGACCGTCAGCGAGGATGGTAGGGACCAAGGCGATATCATTGCGCTCGGTTCCATCACGAACTACCAAGCAGCCAACAAGATTCCAGCGAATCTGCCCATCCCGCCGAGCACTATCCCTATGGCATACACCAGCGGCTGTTCGGCCCTCGAGTTACAGGCTCTCGGCTGGGAGGCTCTTGAGATCGTGCCTTGGCTGCGGTACTTGCTTGAGTTCGGTTCCAGCAGACCCGACGAACAGAACCTGAAAAAGTCTCCCAAGTTCGCAGTCCAGGTTCTGACGGTGCTGTCCAAGAATTGGGACAACATCAGCCAAAATTCCAAGGGGACGGTTGTCACCCTTCTTCAGGCCCACACCGTCATGCCGACAAAGACTGGTATGAAGAAGCCGACCgactccttcttccccacgGTCAAGCTCTTCGACGACCTGCCCACTATCCAGGGCTGCCAGGGCTTGAGGGACAAGTTTCTTTCAGCCATCGGGGTGCGCAAGACCGTCGACCTTGACACCATTTTCTCTCGGCTTCTGAGCCCttcggccgagggcggtgccCAGAGATGGAGCCACATGGAGCTCATCAAGTACCTTGCCTCTGTCAAGGACGACATACCGGCTGCCGACATGAAGAAGCTCATGGAAACCCGTTTCTGTCCCGCGGAAGCCGGGCCAAAAGCCGCTGAGCCCACCAAAGGCACCACCGAGTTGTACAAGGTTTCGGAGTTGTTCGAGCCCCAGGACACACTGAGAGCTCTCAAGCTGCCTGTCTTGCAATGGCCCGGGCCGCCTGGGAGTTACAGGCCAAACAGCCACGAGGGCCGTTTCCTGTCGACCTTGGGGTTGCGGCCATACCCTTCCGTCACGGAGATGGTCAACATGATGTCTTCCAAGGATGCGGAACTGAGAGCATCCGCAATGGCCTACTTCATCACAAACCATCACCTCAATGGCTACGGAGCATTCAACCTCACCGATAGTCGCAAGGCTTTCTTGCCTCTCCAAAACGACACCCGGCTGGTCATGCCCTCAGCTTGTTTCACGAACGAACGTGCCGCCATTCTGGGCTTCGATATCCTTAAGAGGGATTTTCATGTTCACGCTAACAAATTTGGCGTGGCGAGAGACCCGCCCATCGCTGAGTGTGTCTCCCGCTTGCTGGCCAAGCCGCCTCAGGATCGACAGGCGGCGATAACTCTCTTTGAGTACTTTGCCATGCGCATCGGTGATCTCGGCGAAGGCAGCTTATCCCAGCTGCGGGATGCACCCATCGTCCCCGTGACAAGAAAATCTCCTGGTGGCAGCTCAACCAGCGAGAAGACTGGTTCCTACACCATCCACATCAGCCCCAGGCGGTCCTACTTGGGCACGTCTGCGACATACGGCGACATCTTCGACTTTGTCGACTTCGGGGCAAACGCCAATACTTTCCTTTTCAAGTGCGGCGCCAAGAACGAGCCTACCAAAACGGAGATCGCACACCTTGCTTGCAGCGAGCCTGCTCGCCTTCTCAACATACTTCAGAGCCCGGATAAGTACCTCGCTCTGCTGAAGTCATTGGCTGAGAACATGTCGACTCTGAAGCGAGACAAGGacttgatgaagaagatgaagtcATCTCCTTTCCTGCTTGCCGCCAAGGAAATtgcaccgccgccatccaaGGATAAgcttgttgatgttgatgacgacgatgcgccTATTAAGCAGTACCAGCTTGCCGCGGCTAATCGCATTGTCATTCTGGACGATATCATCAGCTACCGCTTGTTCAAGGACTACTTGATGACCGCGCCTGAAGAGGAAGTTCTCGAGGAATTCTACCGCCAACTCGGCGCCTCGACACTGAGCTCGCTCGTGGGAGAAGAGGTGAGGATTGGTCCCCACGTTAACAACCAGGACCGGGCAGCCGCACTGCGAAAGCACGTCCTTGAGCGCTCCAAGATTTTCCTCCACGAGTACTCGAAGTACCGACGGGACTACATCAAGCGCGATTTCAAGTGGCTGGAGAAGAGCTTGCAAGTCGAGCTCGTTCGCTCCGTCGCACTCCGTCGCTCGCTCCAGGGTCATGGGCACTCGCACACGGAGAAGAGAtccgccgccagcgctcAGTCGGGGTCGAGCTGGATCCTGTATGTCGTAGCGGAAGGACAGCCTGATATGTACCAGGTCGGCCAGGCCATCTGCCAGCTCCTCCTGTCGCGGCCGAACCAGCAGGCTTATCTCTTTTTCGAGCCCTTCCTTACCCTCGACCTTTACGGCTTACGAGCCCGAGGTTATAACGTCGACCGTATTCTGCgagccaaggccgccgaggcgcgatttgccgaggaggagcgtCGGAAGGCGCTGGAAGCCGAGCAGATGCGGATTCAGGAGAAGCAGCAAGAATGGGGCCAGCAAGCCAaggctgccgaggccgcccggCAGTCGACCAGAACTCCCGAGCCCATCATGCCGGGTTCCTTCACAAACGACAGCCCGGATGACTCGCACAAGctgcctcctcctcagcaGTCATGGAAGGGCAAGGGCCTTTTCTCAAATCTCTCGCGCCGTTTTGGGCTCGACACCTCGGGGAACGACGAGGCGGAAGACCAGCTCCAGAAGTTCATCGACAAGCCACCCCAGAGCCAGCCGCAAGGCGTTGGGAACCAATCCGGCAGCAGTACGCAGAAGCCCAAGGACGATGGCCGCGTGACGAACCCGGCGACCGTCGAACAAAACTTGCTGAACGCCATTAACTCTACCAGGGCGCATGACTCTGACAGCGTGTTCTCGCCACCGAGCGTGAACGAGGTCAAGGAACAGGCCACGTACTGTGACAGCACTCCAGCGCAGAATATTGTTTTCGCGGCTGAGGCGTCCAACGGAATGAAGGTCTTCGTCTCCAGGACCTTGTCGATGGAGCCGGACCTGTTCCTCTCGATCTACCACGGTTCCATCAATGCCTTTGCCTCTCTGCTCACCGACGTTGCCAGCGTTTACTCGCTCTCTCCGCGGGTTCTTCACATCTTCTACGACGAGTCTGGCTCCACAATTGCATtcaacagcagcggcagcatctTCTGCAATCTGCGCTTCTTCCTGCAGTTGCATACAAACAAGTCGAACGGAAAGCAGTCCGGCGAGgcaaaggccgaggcgggcgtGTGGTGGTGGGTTGTTCTAGCTCACGAGCTGGCGCACAATCTGGTCCAGCCTCATAATTCAGACCATAGCTACTATAC GGAATCCTTCATCCAGCAGTACTTCGCCAAGATGGTTGTCAAGGCGACACAGTGGACTCAGCAGGCCgcttctgctcctcccgccgccctcccgccgccaccctcgcAGCCGCAGGCCCACACTCATACCCAGGCGCAGCCGCCTCCGTCTTACCAAGAGAGCAATAGACAGGCGCCGGGTAACCCGAGATACACCTTGTTTGATTAG